The segment CGCCCAACCCGGCGCTGGATGCGGCGTTGGAGCGGTTGGCCGACTACGATTGGGTGGTGTTCACCAGCGTCAACGGCGTGCGCATCGCCTGGGAGCGGGCCCTCCAGTTGGACAAGACAGCGGGGTTGCAGACGGCTCAGGTGGCGGCCATTGGCCCCAAGACGGCGGCAGCGTTGCGCCATCGAGGTGTCTCGCCCGCTTTTGTGCCTGCTGAGTATGTGGCTGAGGCCATCCTCCCCGGTCTGGGCGATTTGCGAGGGCGGCGGGTGTTGCTGTTACGGGCGGCGCAGGCGCGTCAGGCCCTGCCCCAGTATATCCGTCGGGCCGGCGGGCAGGCCGACGAGATCCCCGTATACGAAACCGTGCCGGGGCAGCCGTCGCCCTCCGCATGGTCCGCTTTGCGCCGTGGTGTGGACTATCTCACCTTCACCAGCCCCTCCACGGCGCGTTATTTTGTGGACCTGGTGCGGCGCGCCGACCTGGATCCGTTGGACCTGCCTGGTGCGCCTCGCGTGGTGTGCATCGGCCCGATCACCGCCGCAGCCGCCCGGCAGCTCGGTTTCGTTGTCGCGGCTGTGGCCAGGCCCTACACCGCCGAAGGGCTGGCCGACACTCTCGTCCGGCTGGCCACATCCGACACCTGACTTCGCACACCGCACTTGGCACTGGGCACATCGCACTTCTCACTTCGCACAACCCTGGAGGTCTCACCATGAGCAAATTCCCCGTCTTCCCCACGGCCCGACCACGGCGCTTGCGCCAGACCCCCGCGCTGCGCCGGATGGTCCGGGAGACCGAACTCAACCCAGGGGATTTCATCTACCCCTTGTTTGTGCGACATGGCCGCGGGATCCGGAGGGAAGTGCCCTCCATGCCGGGGGTGTACCAACTCTCGGTGGACCAACTGGCCCCTGAGGTCCGGGAAGTGTGGGCTTTGGGCATTCCTGCGGTCATCTTGTTCGGGATTCCCGCCCATAAGGACCCCATCGGGGAGGAGAATTACGACGCGCACGGGATCGTACAACAGGCCGTGCGGGCCATCAAGGAGGCGGTGCCCGAGATGGTCGTGATCACCGATGTATGCCTGTGCGAGTACACGGACCATGGCCACTGTGGCGTGCTCAATCTGGGCACACCGAAGCCGCACGCGCATCTGCCGGAAGGGTTTGTGCTCAACGACCCCACGCTGGAGGTATTGGGGCAAGTGGCCGTCTCCCACGCTGAAGCCGGGGCCGATGTGGTCGCCCTCAGCGGCATGATGGACGGTATGGTGCAGGCCATCCGGCGAGTCTTGGACGACGCGCACTTTGAGCACATTCCCATTCTTTCCTATGCCGTGAAGTACGCTTCGGGCTTCTACGGGCCGTTTCGCGATGCGGCGGAATCGCCACCCAGGTTCGGCGACCGGCGTTCCCATCAGATGGACCCGGCCAACGCGGCCGAAGCGTTGAAAGAAGCGGCCATTGATGTGGCCGAAGGCGCGGATATGCTCATGGTCAAGCCGGCCTTGCCCTACCTGGATGTGATTCGACGGGTGAAGGACGCTTTCCCCGAGGTGCCGTTGGCGGCCTACAATGTGAGCGGCGAGTACAGCATGATCAAGGCCGCAACGGCCAACGGTTGGCTGGACGAGCGCCGTGTGGTGTTGGAGGCGCTGACGGCCATCAAGCGTGCCGGAGCAGATTTGATTTTGACTTATCACGCGAAGGACGCGACGCGGTGGTTGGGCTGACCCCCCTCTGCTCTCACCCGATTTGATTATTTCATCGTCTTCGGCATGGGTACTGATCCAAAACCAAAGGAACTCTTCCGGGACATCAACGCTCAAAGCGCGATAGCGCCGACCAATGCGCACCGACCAGTTGCCAGTTCTTCGGGCGGTAGGCCAGCAATGACCTTTTGGATCCCCTCTACCGAGATGTTCATCGCTCTCCATTCCTTGGGCGAAGTCCTGGGATTTATTTGCCAAACTCCATACCAGACGGAGGAGCAATGGCTCAAAAACCCCAACCATATGCCAACCTTTCCCTCGATGCGGCGCGGGAACGCCAGGAGCGGGACCGGCGTTACCCTCAGGTGGACTTCGATCAGTCCCCCTTTACCATCGCCTGGGAGGTCACCCGGGCCTGCGCGTATGCCTGTGTGCATTGCCGTGCCGATGCCCAGCCACAGCGGCATCCCGATGAGTTGACCACAGAAGAAGCCTTCCGGCTCATCGACCAGTTGGCCGAGTTCGGCACGCGGCCCATCCTCATCTTCACCGGCGGCGACCCAATGATGCGCCGCGATTTATTCGATTTGATCGCCTACGCAACCGAAAAAGGCCTGCGCTGTGCGTTGACCCCCACGGCGACGGCGCTGCCCACGTTGGAACGGCTGAAGAAAGCACGCGAAGCGGGTATCCGGCGCGTGGCGCTCAGCCTGGACGCTCCGCGCCCCGCGGTGCACGACGATTTCCGCAAAGTGGGCGGCTCCTGGCAGCGCACCATGGATATCCTTAAACGAGCTCGCGAGGTGGGGCTGAGTGTGCAGGTCAACACCACCGTAGCGCGGCACAATGTGGACATCTTGCCTGAAATGGTGCCCTTTCTGGAAGAAGTAGGGGCCGTACAATGGTCGGTCTTCTTTCTGGTGCCCACGGGCCGTGCGCAGGTACCCTGGATGATTTCTGCCGAGGAACACGAGCGGGTGTTCAACTGGCTGTACGATCTTTCCAAAACGGCCCCCTTTGACATCAAAGCCACAGCGGCGCCCATGTACCGCCGGGTGGCCATCGAACGGCGGCGGGCCGAGTTGGGCGGCGACGCACCGGTTGCCTTTCAGGGGGCCGGGTTTCAGTATGCCGACGGCCTGCATCGAGCGCCGAAAGGGGTCAACGACGGCAAAGGCTTTCTCTTCATCTCCCATGTGGGTGATATTGAACCCTCGGGCTTTCTTCCCATTGCCGCGGGCAACGTGCGGCGCGACCATGTGGTAGAGGTCTATCGCCACAGCTCCCTCTTCCGCGACTTACGGGATCCCGACAAACTGAAGGGACCATGTGGCACCTGTAAGTACCGCGAGGTGTGCGGCGGCCAGCGTGGCCGGGCCTACGGTGTGTTTGGCGATTATCTGGCCAGTGACCCCGGGTGCGTGCTGGTAGCCGAGGCCATCCGACGTGGGGAATATCGCCCTGAAGGGTTGACCCCGCATGTCCAGCGTATCGTTTTAGGTGAGGCGTAGAGGAGAGCGTATGGCCAACGAACCGCAATTGCGCTTTCTGCGGGCTTGTCAGGGTTTACCGGTGGACGCTACGCCGGTGTGGTTCATGCGGCAGGCCGGGCGTTACATGCCCGAATACCGCGCCATCCGTGCTCGTTATAGTCTGCTGGAGATCACCCGCCGCCCGGAGGTGGCTGCCGAAGTCACATTGCAGCCAGTAGAGGCGCTGGGCGTGGACGCAGCCATTCTGTTTGCCGACATCCTGCTCCCCGTGGAGCCAATGGGACTGCGCCTGGAGTTCGTCCCTGGCCGCGGGCCGGTCATCCATGAGCCGGTGCGCACGGCAGCGGATGTGGCTCGTTTGCGGGTGCCCGACCCAGTGAGCGATTTGGGGCATGTGTTGGAAGCTGTACGCCTGGTGCGTCGGGCGCTGGAAGGGAAGCCGGTGGCCCTCATCGGTTTCGCCGGTGCGCCGTTTACCGTGGCCTCGTATATTGTGGAAGGGGGCCCCTCACGACATTATCGGACCACCAAACGGATGATGTACGCTGCGCCAGCAGTATGGGAGGCGCTGATGGACAAACTGGCCAATGCGCTGGCTGCCTATCTAGTGGCTCAAGTGGAAGCCGGTGCCCAGGCCGTGCAGTTGTTCGATTCCTGGGTGGGCGCGCTCAGTTTGTCGGACTACCGGCGCTATGTGCTGCCTTAC is part of the Anaerolineae bacterium genome and harbors:
- a CDS encoding uroporphyrinogen-III synthase; the encoded protein is MRKTNQVAPALRKVKSPFDSNPQVLVTRPREQATELVALLHEHGFAPVRFPAIAIRPIAPNPALDAALERLADYDWVVFTSVNGVRIAWERALQLDKTAGLQTAQVAAIGPKTAAALRHRGVSPAFVPAEYVAEAILPGLGDLRGRRVLLLRAAQARQALPQYIRRAGGQADEIPVYETVPGQPSPSAWSALRRGVDYLTFTSPSTARYFVDLVRRADLDPLDLPGAPRVVCIGPITAAAARQLGFVVAAVARPYTAEGLADTLVRLATSDT
- the hemB gene encoding porphobilinogen synthase encodes the protein MSKFPVFPTARPRRLRQTPALRRMVRETELNPGDFIYPLFVRHGRGIRREVPSMPGVYQLSVDQLAPEVREVWALGIPAVILFGIPAHKDPIGEENYDAHGIVQQAVRAIKEAVPEMVVITDVCLCEYTDHGHCGVLNLGTPKPHAHLPEGFVLNDPTLEVLGQVAVSHAEAGADVVALSGMMDGMVQAIRRVLDDAHFEHIPILSYAVKYASGFYGPFRDAAESPPRFGDRRSHQMDPANAAEALKEAAIDVAEGADMLMVKPALPYLDVIRRVKDAFPEVPLAAYNVSGEYSMIKAATANGWLDERRVVLEALTAIKRAGADLILTYHAKDATRWLG
- a CDS encoding TIGR04053 family radical SAM/SPASM domain-containing protein, whose product is MAQKPQPYANLSLDAARERQERDRRYPQVDFDQSPFTIAWEVTRACAYACVHCRADAQPQRHPDELTTEEAFRLIDQLAEFGTRPILIFTGGDPMMRRDLFDLIAYATEKGLRCALTPTATALPTLERLKKAREAGIRRVALSLDAPRPAVHDDFRKVGGSWQRTMDILKRAREVGLSVQVNTTVARHNVDILPEMVPFLEEVGAVQWSVFFLVPTGRAQVPWMISAEEHERVFNWLYDLSKTAPFDIKATAAPMYRRVAIERRRAELGGDAPVAFQGAGFQYADGLHRAPKGVNDGKGFLFISHVGDIEPSGFLPIAAGNVRRDHVVEVYRHSSLFRDLRDPDKLKGPCGTCKYREVCGGQRGRAYGVFGDYLASDPGCVLVAEAIRRGEYRPEGLTPHVQRIVLGEA
- the hemE gene encoding uroporphyrinogen decarboxylase, with translation MANEPQLRFLRACQGLPVDATPVWFMRQAGRYMPEYRAIRARYSLLEITRRPEVAAEVTLQPVEALGVDAAILFADILLPVEPMGLRLEFVPGRGPVIHEPVRTAADVARLRVPDPVSDLGHVLEAVRLVRRALEGKPVALIGFAGAPFTVASYIVEGGPSRHYRTTKRMMYAAPAVWEALMDKLANALAAYLVAQVEAGAQAVQLFDSWVGALSLSDYRRYVLPYSRRVLQAAMDTGVPVIHFGTGTGHLLEAMREAGGTVIGVDWREPLDRAAARLGEGVALQGNLDPVALFAPLPVLREQVDEVLRRAPRRGHIFNLGHGILPDTPVEAVRAVVEMVHERTAS